The sequence GAGAAAACCAGAAAAGAAGATTTCGGTTGAAGATATTCAAGCAGTTTTGGCATCGCATTATGATGAAACTGAATTCGATCCAATGAGTACGGGCAAAAATAGTAAAAAGTATCGTGCCATTTCTTTATCTAGAACAGCAAATTCTCATATTCTACAATTGCCAAAAACATCAAAAACTAATGTCGGCGGTATCGAATGGAAAGCTTTGGGAATTCCAAGTTTCAGTCCATACGTACCATTCTTCACTAATGCTAATGATATTGATGAAACTTACAGCTACGTGCCCGAGAAATTAGATATGAAGAGCGCTTACTGGATGTATGAAACATTGGCCATGATAGTAGAAAGTCATTATACAGAGTTTGTAGAGCCTAATCTGGACTATCAAAAGAAATTAGCACAATGGGCTAGAAGAAAAATCTCCGAAGTTGAAGCAACCGCTGCTTCTAAATCAGGCGAAGAGTTGACTAATTTCTTAACGGAACAAAATCACTTGATAGCTGAGCACTTTAATGAAACTACAAAGGAACATATTGCTGATTTGATTACTAAAGGAACTGAATTGAGTAAGTTGACTTTTAAGATGGATCCAAATCTTTAATATTTTAATTGGTGTTAAGCTGTCGTCGTCCGTTCGGTCCTGAAAAACGCTGGAGAATGTCGACACAACTTGAAACCAATCCCAAAATCGGGGATTGTTTCCAAGATTGGTCTTGTCCTAAGCGATGAATCGCTAAGGACAATTTGGCGGCTGAGCATTTTTCAGGACCTCTCTCCCGACTAGATAGTGGTTTCTATCTTTATACAAGTTGCTTCAGAAAATTAATAGAAGATATTATTAGAATTGCAGTATATTGCTGCATTCTTAGTAATATCTTCTTTTTTATTGATGAAAAGTAATAGAAATGTTATTCAGAAAGTATGTGTCCAACTCTATCTAAATAGAAATTGGACTCTAGTCGGTAGCAAAAATCCTGTGGCGGCTCAATAGCCAAATTATTCTTAGCAACTTGTTGCTTAGAATAAGACCGAGTTTTGAGATTTTGCGCACTTGATTTATGCAAAAGCTCAAAATCGCGTCGGCTATGTTCCAGCCAGCCACAGGATTTTTGCGGACGACGGCATATTTCTTATAGAAATTTTTTGCATAACTTATTAATATAACACAAATAAAACGCTTTCTCACTAAAAATCTACTATATCATGAGCTTTTTTTACCCAAAGTGACAAAATTCAGTCTATAATAGAAATTGGGAGTTCCCTGATTGGGAATCAAAAATCAATGAAAGGTAGCGAAGGCATGCAGGTATATAAAAATTCACAAGAATTGATAGACCAGATTAGAGAGAGTTATCACAAGTTCATTGATGAATACGAGGGTATAAGTGACGATGTGGCCGATGAAAGAATTGAGCAAGTGGATAAAACTCCACGTGAAATGCTCTCTTATCAACTTGGCTGGATCAACATGATTTTATCTTGGGAGAAGGCTGAAGCCAGTGGTGAAAATATCACGACACCAACTCCTGGATATAAGTGGGATCAAATGCGTCAGTTATACCATGATTTTAATATCAAATACGGTTCAAACGGTTTGGAAAATGAGGAAGAGGAATTGAGTAGCGTGGTCGATGAATTAGTTTCATGGATCGAGAACATGTCTCATGACGAACTTTTCAAACCAGGAGAACGTAAATGGGCTACTACTAAAGCAATGTGGCCAGTTGCAAAGTGGATTAGAATCAACGCCGTTTCACCATTCAACAATTACAGTAGACAAGTGAGAAAATGGAAGAACTTTAATTTAAGAAAAAAGAATCCTGTTAACTCATAAAAAAATAACCTTTTGATTGTCGTAAAAAAACAGTCAAAAGGTTATTTTTATTTAGCTGGTAAACCAAAATCGATTAGGAAGTAACCGATTGTACCAATAATCAACAACATAGCGAAATTAATGATCGTGAAGTACATGAGATATTTACCAGGATTTTTCTTGAAGAAAAACCTATATTGTTTAAAGGCCAATAAGTTAGCTAGTGAACCAACGACAGTTCCTAAACCACCAATATTCGTACCTAAGAAAATAGCATGAACATATTTGGAGAATTTAGAAACCAAAATAGTAGTTGGAACATTACTAATAAATTGACTAGTTATAATCGATGTTAAGTATGTACTAGTTCTTGTTTGCAAAAATTGATGTAGATTGTTAACAATTGCTGGCTCACGGTTAATATTACCAACGGCAATAAAGAAACACATGAAAATTAATACAATTGAATAATCAACGGATGCTAGAATATGCGGATTGATGAAAATTACTAATAGTAAAGCCGCAATCAATGATCCCCACATTGGGATAACGGAAAAGATTCCCAAAAATATTACTATTGTTACTGCAACTGTTAAAGATAAACTTGGAATGTTTAATTCAACAGCAGGCAATTCTGTTAACTCAATTGGATCTTTTGGAAAAAAACGAGTTGTTAGAAAAATTGCTATAAAAGTAATAATTGTTATTGGAGCCGACATAATAAAGAATTGTTTGATACCCAAATTAAAATGTGTCAACAAGAATAAATTGTGAGTATTACCAAATGGTGTAAACATACTTCCCAAATTGGCAGCCATCGCAATAATAATGACTGGAAAAATTGGATTAACTTTTATATGCTTAGATAACTGGTAAAATAAAGGAACCAAAGTTAAAATTGTAACATCGTTTGTTAAGAACATAGCTCCGAAAAATGCTAGAGAAGCTAACATAAATATCATCTGTCGCGTCGTTTTGGCTTTGTGTGTCATATACGCCGCGTAATATTTTAGAAAATCCAAATAATCATAGATTTGGATTATAATCATCATAGATAGTAGTGATGCAAGTGTCTTCCAATTGATGTCCATCATTTGTGGTGGACTGATGAAGATAGATGTTAAAATAGCTGCTGCCCCGGCTATCCACAACACTCTATCTGAAAATACACGTTTTAATACGGCCATTTACGTTTCCCCTACAAAAAAGAAGTACCTTATCTAGTATAAAGATAAAAGTACTGTTAAAAAAGATAATTATATAAAAAATACCAAATTAGTTTCAGATTGTTAGATTTTTGAAAATATTTTTATATAAAAAGCATTATGTATTATAACCTAACTATATTAAATATTAATATGAGGGAGAGGAATAAATGCAAATAATTTTATCGATTTTAATGTTTATCATTGGAATTGCCATAATGACAATATCTTTCAAAGCAAAAAAGAACCGGTATATTACCTTACCTTGGCGATTGGTGTGGCAATTTTCTTTGCTGCAATTTTCGTTATCTTTCCAAAATAATTAATGCCAAATAAAATGGAAATTGTTATAATCGACCTATCAAATAGGGGGGATTTCTATGATTTTGAAACGTACATCTCTTTTGGTCCTTGTCTCAATGATCGTTAGTGTGATTGAGATGACCGTTGATCCTGGATTCTTCTTTGGAAGAATTTCCTTAGCTTTTTCAGGATTATTGATGCTTTTTTTAGCATTACTATTTGTAAGGAACTTATGGCGATTTAGTTCTAAAACCAAATAATAAAACCGCAAAAATGGGAGAGGTTAGTCTATATGACCAACTTCTCCCATTTTTTTATCTAATTATTTATTAGTATTCTCCGTCAGCAATCTTTTCTAGAGTTGTCTTTGAAGGGATGAAGAATAAATTACCAGTGATTGGGGTACTGAAATCAAGCAAACGATCACTCTTAGTAAACATATTCGTTAACATCCGATTAGTTACCGCAAAGTCTTTTGAATAACCAATGAAATAAGTTCCGGTGATGTCTTTGGCAGGATCAGAGAAAGGCACATTCATTCTGACAATTTTATGTTCGACTCCGCCTTCTTCATCCTTAGAAGCTACATTATGAGCATTAGGTAATTTTTCATCATCAGCTAATTCACGATCAGAGAATTTGTGACGTCCGATAGCTTTTTCTTGGTCTTCAGTTTTGAGACTCTTCCAAGCTTCCATATTGTGAATATATTTTTGGGCAAAAGCATATGAACCGTTGTTAAATTCAGGATCATCATCGATTAAGGTGTAATCCATTGATTCAACACCAGCAGGGTTTTCTGTTCCATCAATAAAACCGATAATTGCCCGGCCTTCGATGTATCTAAAACCATGAGTTTCGTCTTCTACTGAAGTGATAGGACGTAAAATACCCATAAATTGATCCATTAATTCGTAGCAAACTGCCATTTTTTTAGAACGAACGTGGATAAAAATATCACCAGGTGTTGAAACAGCAGTGTATTTAGGACCTTTGATTTCTTTAAAATTCTCTAATTCTTTTGGCTTTGGAGCGTTTGGGAAAAGATAGTCCCAAGCATCTGATCCAAATCCCCAAGCAATGTGAGCTTGAGCTTCTGGGTCACGAATTCTCATACTATTAATAATTGAATTGGACATATCAGAAAATTCTGCAATGGCATCCTTTTCGGCTTTCAAATCTTTGTGATTAAGCATCAAGGTTGTAAAAATAACACTTTCACCGGCATCTTTATACACATCTTGAGCTTTTTTAATATCGACTGTCATGAACCTACCTCCGGAATATTTGTTTATACACACATACTTTATCATATCCTTGCTAAAAGAGTTGTATTTAAAAACCGCAAAATAAAATTCTTGATAATGTCTTTAATTAAGAGAATAATTAATTTAATAATGAATTTTGATAATTCCCGAAAGGAAGTACAGATATATGTGTACAAGTCTTAGCTTAGGGGCTTTAGATGGCTCAAAATTTTTAGCTAGAACAATGGATTTTGCTTTTGAATTGAATGGCAGACCAACATTTTTACCTCAAGAATATAAATGGATTTCTTCTTATGATAAGAAAACTTATACAACCGACTACGCCATTATGGGAACTGGTGCTAAATACGGTAATAATTACATGGTAGCTGATGGTTTTAACGAATACGGTTTATCAGCTGCAGAATTGTATTTTGCTAATGCTGCCAAATATGATACAGAACCAACTGACGGAGCAATTAATTTAGTTGCTGAGGAATTTATCCTTTGGGCTTTAGGTAACAATAAATCAATCGAAGATTTGAAAGAAAATATCAAACAAGTTCACTTGATTGAATCAAATGCCGGAGTAATGGGTCAAAATCAACCATTGCACTTCATTTTCAGTGATGCAACTGGCGCAACTTACATTCTTGAACCAGAGGGTAACGGTTTAGTACTTCAAGAGGATAAAGTTGGTGTAATGACTAACACTCCTGATTACAATTGGCACAAGACTAATTTGGCTAATTATTTAGGCGCTCAAACAACTAACTTTGGTGCTAAAAAATTCGGTGATGAAGAGGTTATTCCTTTAGGTCAAAATGGTACTTTCAGACTACCTGGTGGTTATACTGCCGTTGACCGTTTTGTAAGAACTGCTTTTATTCGCAATGCTTCTGAAACACCTAAAGATAATAAGCAAGCTGTTAATACGATTTTGCATATGCTTGATAGTGTAACAATTCCTCGTGGCGTTAACATCAAGAACAATGGTGAATCCAGTTATACTCAATACCAAACAGTTTTGGATTTGACTAATAAGATTATGTATTTCGTTCCTTATGGCAATCGTAAAGTTTATGCTACTAAGATGACTGACGATTTGATTAAGAATCAAAAAGAACCAAAAGAGTTCGAAGTAGCTCTTGATCAAGAATTTGAAGCATTGAACTAAAAAAACATCTATAAGCAAAATCCGTTGTGGATTGCGTTTATAGATGTTTTTTTATTCTGTAAAAGGATTATTCTTCAAAACTGAAGTGTAGAAATTAATTTCATTTACAGCCTCATTCAATCGTTTAGCAAAGTGGTCGCTGTTTTTAACGTCTAATAAAGTTCCATCTTCAGTGAAATTGTCATCAGCATTCCACAATAAGACTGGCGTTGGCAAAACAATCATTTTCAGCATTTGAAGTATTGGCACGATTGACTGAGCGGCCAAGATACCACCGTCGCTGAAGTGTGAATAAGCAATTGTCAAAACAGGTTTGCGATTAACTTCTGGTCCCACTAAATCGAAGGCATTTTTCAAAGCTCCAGTAATGGCGCGGTCGTATTCCGGTGTCAAAATCAAATATCCATCTTGTTGACTCAATTGTTCCAGCCAACTGTTTTCGACACTATTTAAATCATGAATGTGATTTTCCAAAGGAGTTTCTTCGTGATCGTAAAGTGGCAAAGGGTAGTCACTAAGTTTTATCCAATTGTATTCAACATCAGCATTACTCTGCACTGTATTTTGTAAATATTTAAAAATCTTATCGCCAAGCGAATTGTGGCGCGTTGTTCCTAAAATGATTCCAATTTTTATTCCCATAATATATACCTCACATACACAAAGGTTATATCTTGAGATGATGATAATGCAAGTGATTACTTTAAGTTAGTAGTAGACTGTCGTCCTCCATAGCAAAGCAAATTTGGCTGGAACAATGTGGGCACGACTTGGAGCCTTTGCTAAGACCAGAACCGGGCAAAGTCTTCAAGCTCGGCCTTATTCTAAGCAATAAATTGCTAAGAATAATTTCACATTTGAGCCAATTTACTTTGCTATTCCGGACTGGATAGTGGTTTTATTTTCTGTTTCCCAATTACTTGGAATATAAAAATAAAGAATGCTATCTAGTCGGGAGTGGCAGCTTTGTGGATGCTCAGTACTGAAATTTCACTTAGCAATTTATTGCTTAGTGAAAGGCCAATCTTGAAGATGATTCCCGGTTCTGGAATTAGCTTCAAGTTGTGCCCCAGTACGTTCCAGCATCCACAAAGCAGAACGGAAGACGGCAAATTAAACTGACTCAAATAAATCAAGAACCAATATTTTTTTGGTATGTAAGTTCAATACGTTATAAGATATACTTAGAAAGAAAAATAATCACCATGTTTATAATTGGTGCGACCCAATTTATGAAATGAGGAAAAGTTATGGCTGATTTAGTTTATCAAAAAATTATTACATCTTTAAAAAAGGCAATTGATGCAGGCGAATTTTCAGATATGCGTTTACCTGACGAAAGATCTTTAGCTGAAAGTTACAAAGTTAGTCGAAGTTCAATCAAACGTGCTTTAGGATTGATGGCTGATCAAGGAATTATCTTTAAGAAACGTGGATCCGGGACTTTTGTTAATCCTTTGTATCTGAAGCAAGGTTCATCGTTTAACTATAGTGGTAAAAATCTAGGTATCACTGATAGTTTCAATGCCAATGGTCAAAAGCCGGGCGTAAAAGTATTGCAATTTGATGTGGTTCATCCGGATAAAGATCTACAGGATAATTTGTTTTTAAAACCTAGTGAATTCGTATATGCCTTCAAGCGTTTGCGTTCATTGGACGATGTGCCATTCATGATTGAAACGGGATACATTCCTATCAAATTGGCACCGGAATTGTCAGAGCAAATTGCTTCTGAATCTATCTTTAATTATGTAGAATCTGAATTAGGCAAAGAAGTTAACAAGACTTATTTGAATATTTCGGCCGAACCTTCAGATGCTGAGGGTAAAGAGTTGTTGAATTTAGCTGATAATGAACCCGTTGGCTTGATGGAAGGAATCTTCTTCTTAGACGATGGAACTCCTTTTGAATTCTCAACAATGAAACTACATTATAAATATTTCAAATACGATTCTTTCGTTGATTTAGCCAATAAGTAAGAGTTTACAAATATTGGAACGCACCAATTTCCGAAATGGTTGACTTTTATTGTAGTTCTCGCTATCATTACAATTGTAAATACATAAGGAGTGTGTGCTGGAATGACAGATTACTCATCAAAAGAATACTTAAATTTAATCGATAAATACTGGCGAGCAGCAAACTACGTTTCTGTTGGTCAATTATATTTAAAAGATAATCCATTATTAAGACGTGAATTAAAAGCTAGTGATGTCAAGGTTCATCCAATCGGACACTGGGGAACAATCGCTGGACAAAACTTTATTTACGCTCATTTGAATCGTGTCATTAACAAATATGGTTTGAAGATGTTCTACATTGAAGGCCCCGGTCATGGTGGGCAAGTAATGGTTTCTAATTCTTACCTTGATGGTAGTTATACAGAAATCTATCCAGAAATTACCCAAGATACTAAGGGTATGCAAAAACTCTTTAAACAATTTTCATTCCCTGGTGGTGTGGCTTCTCATGCTGCTCCAGAAACACCAGGTTCAATGCATGAAGGTGGAGAATTAGGTTATTCTCTATCACACGGTGTCGGTGCTATTCTCGATAACCCTGACGAAATTGCTGCTGTAGTTATCGGTGATGGTGAATCTGAAACTGGTCCTTTGGCTGCTTCATGGTTCTCAAATACTTTCATTAATCCCGTTAATGACGGTGCTGTTTTACCAATTTTAAATCTAAACGGCTTTAAGATCTCTAACCCTACAATTTTGTCACGTAAGAGTGATGAAGATTTGACTAAGTACTTTGAAGGTATGGGTTGGGATCCAATGTTCGTTGAAGGCACAGACCCTCAAAAGATGCATCCTGAAATGGCTAAAGTTATGGATGAAGCTATTGAAAAAATCAAATCCATTCAAACCGAAGCTAGAAAGCATCCAGCATCAGAAGCTAAAATGCCTAAGTGGCCAGTAATTATCTTCCGTGCTCCTAAGGGCTGGACTGGTCCTAAGACTTGGGATGGTGAACCAATTGAAGGCTCATTTAGAGCTCACCAAATTCCAATTCCTGTTGATCAAAATGATATGCAACACGCTGATAAATTAGTTGAATGGCTAGAGTCTTATAAACCAGATGAACTATTTGATGAAAATGGTAAATTGGATAGTGATATTGCTGCTATTATCCCTAAGGGACAAGCAAGAATGGCTATGAATCCTATTGTAAATGGTGGGGTTGATCCTAAGCCATTGAAACTTCCAGATTATAAGAATTACGCTTTGAAATTTGATAAACCAGGTACTAAAATTGCTCAAGATATGATTGAGCTAGGTAAATACCTCGGTGATGTCATTAAGAACAATGAAAAGAACTTTAGAATCTTTGGACCTGATGAAACGATGTCAAACCGTCTTTATGGCGCATTTGATGCTTCACCTCGTCAATGGATGGAACCAGTTAAAGAACCAAATGATCAATTTGAAGCTCCAGTTGGTCGTATCATCGATTCACAACTTTCAGAACACCAAGCTGAAGGATTTAACGAAGGTTATACTTTGACTGGACGTCACAGTATTTTCCCAAGTTACGAAGCTTTCTTGAGAGTTGTTGATTCAATGTTGACACAACACTTCAAGTGGTTGAGAAAAGCTAACGAATTGAGTTGGAGAAATAAGTATCCATCACTTAACGTTATTGCTACATCAACTGCTTTCCAACAAGATCACAACGGTTATACTCACCAAGATCCAGGTATCATTACTCACTTAGCTGAAAAGAAACCTGAATACATCCGTGAATATTTCCCAGCTGACACAAACTCATTGCTTGCTGTTATGCCTAAGATTTTGGATGATCAAGAAAAAATCAACTTATTGGTAACTTCAAAACAACCTAGACTTCAATTCTATTCAATTGAAGAAGGTCAAGAATTAGCTGATAAGGGTCTTAAGGTAATCGATTGGGCATCAAATGACAACGGCGACCCAGATATCGTTATCGCTGCTGCTGGTACTGAACCAAACCTTGAATCATTAGCTGCTATCAGTATTTTGAGAAAGGCTAAACCAGAACTCAAGATTAGATTCGTTAACGTTGTTGACTTGTTGAAGTTGAGATCACCAAAGGTTGATCCTCGTGGCTTGACTGATGAACAATTCAACGAAATCTTTACTGTTGATAAACCAGTATTGTTCGCATTCCATGGTTTTGAAGATATCATTAAGGAAATCTTCTTTGACCGTGACAATCACAATCTATACGTTCATGGCTACCGTGAAAATGGTGATATTACAACTCCATTCGATATGCGTGTAGTTAATCAAATGGATCGTTTCCACTTGGCAGAGGTTGCTGCTGTTGCTGTTCAAGGTGACGCTGCTAGTGACTTTGCTGACGAAATGGAAGCTAAGGTTGATAAACACAACAAGTACATTCGTGAGTATGGTGATGATTTGCCAGAAGTTAATGATTGGACTTGGGATGTTTAGATAGATAATTACTTATAGTGTGGAGTGTTAAGATGCCGTCGTCCGTTCGGCCCTGAAAAACGCTGGAGAATGTCGACACAACTTGAAACCAATCCCAAAACCGGGGATTGTTTCCAAGATTGGTCTTGTCCTAAGCGATAAATCGCTAAGGACAATTTGGCGGCTGAGCGTTTTTCAGAGCCTCGCTCCCGACTAGATAGTAATTTCTATCTTTATATAAGTAACTTCAGAAAATTAATAGAAGATATTATTAGAATTGCAGTACATTGCTGCGTTCTTAGTAATATCTTCTTTTTTATTGATGAAAAGTAATAGAACTGTTATTCAAAAAGTATGTGTCTAATTCTATTCAAATAGAAAATGGACTATAGTCGGGAGCGAAAATCCTGTGGCGGCTCAATAGCCAAATTATTCTTAGCAACTTGTTGCTTAGAATAAGACCGAGTTTTGAGATTTTGCGCACTTGGTTTATGCAAAAGCTCAAAATCGCGTCGGCTATGTTCCAGCCAGCCACAGGATTTTTGCGGACGACGGCATTCTTAGTCAAAATACATTAGAAAAATTAGAAATATGAATTAAATAATACTGTTCACAATCAATAAACAACTGTCCGCAAAGACCGCCATATCAGCATTCGTGGCATAAATAAGTTTAAAAATAATTGTCTAAGTTTAGTTTTAAGAATTCTAAGAAAAGATTTCAAAATAATTTGAACGATTTTTAAAGGCATACTGCCAGTAGTAGGAAATCTTTAATTTGTTTTAAGAGTATCTCTCGGTTTATTAGAAAAGAAATGACAGTTGTAAATAGTCGCCTAAACGCCGGTGTAAAAGGGTTGTAAAACCTTTTTTAGCATGGTATTGTCATCTATGGAAAAAAGAAAAAGACACTAAGGGGTGGATGTTATGACAACAAGAAACGTAAAATTCATGAAAGTAGCACTAATGGCGGTGGTCGCAATCTTATTGATGATGCTATTCGTTTTGCAAAGTCGATACACCATTCCAGCAGTTGCTCTAGCAGCAGTTGCATTGGCTGTCTACTCAGAAGATAGAATTTCAAAAACACATACATTCAAATTTATGGATTAATCAATCTATAAAAAATTGCCACAGATCTCAATTTGAGGTCTGTTTTTTTGTATAAAAAAAGCCTGAACTCATAATAAGTTCAGACTTTCTTAGTCTGCATAAGGTAATTTGTCATATTCAACGTCTTCGCGATTTAAAAGAACGATGTTTTCACCATTAGCTTTACGACGGTCAATATCCTCCTCACCCCAAACACAAAGTTCTTCTAGAATCTTGTTGAGTGAGTGACCATAGTCCGTTAAAGAATATTCAACCTTAGGTGGAACTTGACTGAAAACTTTACGAGCAACGATGCCGTCGTCTTCGAGTTCTCGTAATTGTTGCGTCAACATTTTTTGCGTGATATTAGGAATGGCACGGCGCAATTGACCAGTCCGCATTTTACCATGTTTTAAGTGACAGAGGATGATAGGTTTCCACTTGCCACCGATAATTCTCATAGTATTTTCAACACCAATATTGTAAACAGCTTGTTTCATGAAAAACATCCTCCGTTAAGTAAATGTTATCTTACCACCGTCAATGTTTCTTAGCAATTTTCTAAGTCTAAATCTTCAACCTTGACGTTATTTTCCATCTTGATCAATATGCCAATCAATAAAACATCGACAACAAGCATAGCCACACCTAACCAAGGAGTATTAACTAATTGACTGTGGGCAACAGCTTGTCCACCAATCGTTGAGCCTAAGGTAATTCCGACGTTAAAAGCTGAGATATTTAAGGCTGAAGCCAAAGGAACCTCATTAGGTGTGTATTTTTCAGCTAATTGGACGATATAAAGTTGTAATCCAGGCACATTCATGAAAGCAAATAGTCCTAACAACATTACTGCTAAAAGTCCTAAGAAGTGAAGATTAATAAAGAATCTCATTACGACTAAAGCAACGCCTAAGCCGACAAACATTTTGAGTAAGGCAGGTAAAGGACGTTTGTTGGCCCATTTACCACCTAAAGTATTACCAATCGCCACAGCTACTCCATAAAAAATCAAGATGACGACAATGGCATTTTGTGACCAGTTCATATTTTTGTTCAAAATGGTTGTGAGATAAGTGTAAACTGGGAAAGTTGCTCCATAACCTAAAGCTGTAATTAGTAGAATCAAGAGTAATTGTGGTTGCTTTAAAATTTTCCAAATACCTTTGACACTAGTAGGTTTAGGCAATGGTAATTCGTTCGGCACAAGGATAATATTGGTGATTAAACCAACTAATCCCAAAGCTACCAAGAAGAAAAACGATAATCTCCAACCGAGGGTATTTCCAATAAATGTCCCAATCGGAACACCGGTAATAGTAGCGACTGTTAATCCAGTAAACATAACGGCAATCGCTGAAGCACGTTTATTCGGCGCTACCACGTCGGCTGCAATCAAAGATGCAATCGTCATAAAAATCCCATGTGACAAAGCAGCAATAACACGTCCGACCAAAAGAATGGCAAAACTAGGTGCGATTGCTGCCAAAGTATTACCAATGATAAAACTAATCATGATACCAATCAGTAATTTCTTACGATCCCAACGATTAGTTAGTAAAGCTAAAATTGGAGCGCCGAACATAATTCCTGTAGCGTAAATGGAAACAGTCAGACCTCCTTGTGCAAGAGAAATGCCAAAAGTTTTCGTAAGTAAAGGCATGATTCCCACACTGATAAATTCTGTTGATCCAATGGCAAAAGCACTGATAGCTAGTGACAAAAGAATCCATGTAGATGATACTTTCTTGTTCATAATTTCTGACCCCTATAGTTAAAATTTGAGTATGTGTAACAGTATAGAGGGTTGAGATAAATAAACAATTACGCACTATAAAGTGCTGTAGGTACTAAAAAGTACCTAATGGAGTAATAGTGCTTGCGATTCCAATAATATCTTCTATTAATTTCTGAAGTAGTTTGTATAAAGATAGAAATCACTATCTAGTCGGGAGCGAGGTACTGGAAAATGCTCAGCCGCCAAATTGTCCTTAGCGATTTATCGCTTAGGACAAGACCAAACTTGGAGACAATTCCTGATTTTGGAATTGGTTTCAAGTTGTGTCGACATTCTCCAGCGTTTTCCAGTGCCGAACGGACGACGGCAATTGAATGCTGATTAAAACATTTTAATAAACTTATTGACATTCTAATTTTTAAATGCTTTACTATTCATTGTAAATTGAAAAGAGGAATTTTATTATGAAAACTAATAATCAACACTCACATTTAAATAATCAATTTGCCTTTAGCTTTTTCTTTAGATAGCGTTTGTATCCTTTCGTTGGATACGGGCGCGTACGTGTTCGTATCTATCGAATGGCTAAAGCTTTTAAGCATGTTTAAGAAGCCAGATAGATACAGGGTTGAATCTATCTGGAGAAAATATTTCGGGCCCGTGTATTGAAACCAGTTAGATTCTAATCCGAATCTAGCTGGTTTTTTTTATACTTCGGGAGGATTAAATAATGAAAAAATCAATTATCAGTTTATTAACAATTGCCATGGTGGCTTTAGTTTTAGTGGGATGTTCAAATAATTCATCATCAAGTAAGGAATTGAATGTCGGTATTTTGCAGATTGTGCCGCACGGTTCACTA comes from Companilactobacillus pabuli and encodes:
- a CDS encoding SLC13 family permease, translating into MAVLKRVFSDRVLWIAGAAAILTSIFISPPQMMDINWKTLASLLSMMIIIQIYDYLDFLKYYAAYMTHKAKTTRQMIFMLASLAFFGAMFLTNDVTILTLVPLFYQLSKHIKVNPIFPVIIIAMAANLGSMFTPFGNTHNLFLLTHFNLGIKQFFIMSAPITIITFIAIFLTTRFFPKDPIELTELPAVELNIPSLSLTVAVTIVIFLGIFSVIPMWGSLIAALLLVIFINPHILASVDYSIVLIFMCFFIAVGNINREPAIVNNLHQFLQTRTSTYLTSIITSQFISNVPTTILVSKFSKYVHAIFLGTNIGGLGTVVGSLANLLAFKQYRFFFKKNPGKYLMYFTIINFAMLLIIGTIGYFLIDFGLPAK
- a CDS encoding Dyp-type peroxidase; the encoded protein is MTVDIKKAQDVYKDAGESVIFTTLMLNHKDLKAEKDAIAEFSDMSNSIINSMRIRDPEAQAHIAWGFGSDAWDYLFPNAPKPKELENFKEIKGPKYTAVSTPGDIFIHVRSKKMAVCYELMDQFMGILRPITSVEDETHGFRYIEGRAIIGFIDGTENPAGVESMDYTLIDDDPEFNNGSYAFAQKYIHNMEAWKSLKTEDQEKAIGRHKFSDRELADDEKLPNAHNVASKDEEGGVEHKIVRMNVPFSDPAKDITGTYFIGYSKDFAVTNRMLTNMFTKSDRLLDFSTPITGNLFFIPSKTTLEKIADGEY
- a CDS encoding NADPH-dependent FMN reductase, with translation MGIKIGIILGTTRHNSLGDKIFKYLQNTVQSNADVEYNWIKLSDYPLPLYDHEETPLENHIHDLNSVENSWLEQLSQQDGYLILTPEYDRAITGALKNAFDLVGPEVNRKPVLTIAYSHFSDGGILAAQSIVPILQMLKMIVLPTPVLLWNADDNFTEDGTLLDVKNSDHFAKRLNEAVNEINFYTSVLKNNPFTE
- a CDS encoding choloylglycine hydrolase family protein; its protein translation is MCTSLSLGALDGSKFLARTMDFAFELNGRPTFLPQEYKWISSYDKKTYTTDYAIMGTGAKYGNNYMVADGFNEYGLSAAELYFANAAKYDTEPTDGAINLVAEEFILWALGNNKSIEDLKENIKQVHLIESNAGVMGQNQPLHFIFSDATGATYILEPEGNGLVLQEDKVGVMTNTPDYNWHKTNLANYLGAQTTNFGAKKFGDEEVIPLGQNGTFRLPGGYTAVDRFVRTAFIRNASETPKDNKQAVNTILHMLDSVTIPRGVNIKNNGESSYTQYQTVLDLTNKIMYFVPYGNRKVYATKMTDDLIKNQKEPKEFEVALDQEFEALN
- a CDS encoding ClbS/DfsB family four-helix bundle protein translates to MQVYKNSQELIDQIRESYHKFIDEYEGISDDVADERIEQVDKTPREMLSYQLGWINMILSWEKAEASGENITTPTPGYKWDQMRQLYHDFNIKYGSNGLENEEEELSSVVDELVSWIENMSHDELFKPGERKWATTKAMWPVAKWIRINAVSPFNNYSRQVRKWKNFNLRKKNPVNS
- a CDS encoding GntR family transcriptional regulator; translation: MADLVYQKIITSLKKAIDAGEFSDMRLPDERSLAESYKVSRSSIKRALGLMADQGIIFKKRGSGTFVNPLYLKQGSSFNYSGKNLGITDSFNANGQKPGVKVLQFDVVHPDKDLQDNLFLKPSEFVYAFKRLRSLDDVPFMIETGYIPIKLAPELSEQIASESIFNYVESELGKEVNKTYLNISAEPSDAEGKELLNLADNEPVGLMEGIFFLDDGTPFEFSTMKLHYKYFKYDSFVDLANK